A region of Thermovibrio ammonificans HB-1 DNA encodes the following proteins:
- a CDS encoding 3-dehydroquinate synthase II, translated as MEKKELIVFIRNPENKKVVTAALESGVSALLLEKPESKKVKRLAKVKTIAPDGDYKLGEEFVIVEIKGKEDEERAAKLLKQGKKVIVKTTDWTIIPLENLLAQGDEVYAWVRNAEEAKTAITILEKGVKGVVLDTEEVNQIKEAGEAIALAGEKVELETAKIKRVKPIGMCDRVCIDTCSNMTRGEGALVGNSSAGMFLVHAETESNPYVAARPFRVNAGAVHMYVKVPGGKTKYLAEIESGDEVMIYNHKGEGRIAYVGRAKVEKRPMLLIEAETKDGKKVSAILQNAETIRLTRPDGTPISVVELKEGDEVLVYTEEPGRHFGMKVKESIVEK; from the coding sequence ATGGAGAAGAAAGAGCTGATAGTGTTCATCAGAAACCCCGAGAACAAAAAAGTGGTAACCGCGGCGCTTGAGTCGGGCGTTTCTGCACTGCTCCTTGAAAAACCCGAGAGTAAAAAGGTAAAAAGGCTTGCAAAGGTAAAAACAATAGCCCCCGACGGCGACTACAAACTGGGAGAGGAGTTCGTAATAGTAGAGATAAAAGGTAAAGAGGACGAAGAGAGGGCGGCGAAGCTCCTCAAACAGGGCAAAAAAGTGATAGTCAAAACAACCGACTGGACGATAATCCCCCTCGAAAACCTCCTTGCCCAAGGGGACGAAGTTTACGCATGGGTAAGAAACGCTGAAGAGGCAAAAACGGCAATAACAATCCTCGAAAAGGGCGTTAAAGGCGTTGTTCTCGATACCGAAGAGGTAAACCAGATAAAAGAGGCCGGAGAGGCCATAGCCCTCGCAGGAGAAAAAGTAGAGCTCGAAACCGCCAAGATAAAGAGGGTAAAGCCCATAGGCATGTGCGACAGAGTCTGCATAGACACCTGCTCAAACATGACAAGGGGAGAAGGGGCACTCGTAGGGAACTCCTCTGCCGGGATGTTCCTCGTTCACGCCGAAACAGAGTCGAACCCCTACGTTGCCGCAAGGCCTTTCAGGGTTAACGCAGGAGCGGTCCACATGTACGTTAAAGTTCCCGGCGGGAAAACTAAGTACCTTGCCGAAATAGAGAGCGGTGACGAGGTGATGATATACAACCACAAGGGAGAAGGCCGAATAGCCTACGTTGGAAGGGCAAAAGTGGAAAAGAGGCCGATGCTCCTGATAGAGGCCGAAACGAAAGACGGCAAAAAAGTTTCGGCAATCCTTCAAAACGCAGAAACCATCAGGCTGACAAGGCCCGACGGAACACCCATATCGGTGGTAGAGCTGAAAGAGGGCGATGAAGTCCTCGTTTACACAGAAGAGCCGGGAAGGCACTTCGGAATGAAGGTGAAAGAGAGCATCGTTGAAAAGTAG